One stretch of Lacrimispora sphenoides DNA includes these proteins:
- the cysK gene encoding cysteine synthase A, protein MGTIKESAVELIGGTPILKLNRYSAKEGIEGVTLLAKLEYLNPAGSVKDRIALAMIEDAEEKGILKPGATIIEPTSGNTGIGLAAVAAAKGYRTILTLPDTMSVERRNLLKAYGAELELTEGAKGMRGAIEKAEELKDSIPGSIILGQFVNQANPKVHKETTGPEIWEQTAGEVDIFIAGVGTGGTITGVGQYLKEKKPNVRIVAVEPASSPVLSGGKPGPHKIQGIGAGFVPEVLDTGIYDEIITVENEDSFKEGKAFAVSEGILVGISSGAALKAAKLLAERPENKGKTIVVLLPDSGDRYLSTPLFG, encoded by the coding sequence ATGGGAACAATTAAAGAAAGCGCAGTGGAACTCATTGGAGGAACACCGATACTCAAATTAAACCGGTACAGTGCAAAGGAAGGAATCGAGGGCGTTACGCTTCTGGCTAAGCTGGAATACTTAAATCCTGCCGGTTCCGTAAAAGACAGGATCGCTCTTGCCATGATTGAAGATGCAGAGGAAAAAGGGATCTTAAAGCCTGGAGCAACCATCATTGAGCCGACATCAGGAAATACCGGAATCGGTTTGGCAGCCGTTGCGGCGGCCAAAGGCTACCGGACCATTCTGACTCTCCCGGATACCATGAGCGTGGAACGTAGAAACTTATTAAAAGCCTATGGTGCAGAATTAGAATTGACTGAGGGAGCAAAGGGCATGAGAGGGGCTATTGAGAAAGCAGAGGAGCTGAAAGACAGCATACCTGGTTCTATTATCCTGGGACAGTTTGTGAACCAGGCAAACCCCAAAGTACACAAGGAAACCACCGGACCGGAGATCTGGGAACAGACGGCTGGGGAAGTGGACATTTTTATCGCTGGCGTAGGTACAGGCGGAACCATTACAGGAGTGGGACAATATTTAAAGGAAAAGAAACCGAATGTCAGAATTGTAGCGGTAGAACCGGCAAGCAGTCCGGTACTCTCCGGAGGAAAACCAGGGCCTCACAAGATTCAGGGTATCGGCGCAGGATTTGTGCCTGAAGTCCTGGATACCGGAATTTACGATGAAATAATTACCGTTGAGAATGAGGATTCATTTAAGGAAGGTAAGGCTTTTGCAGTATCAGAGGGAATTCTGGTAGGAATCTCTTCCGGCGCTGCACTAAAAGCGGCAAAGCTGCTGGCGGAAAGACCGGAAAACAAGGGAAAGACCATCGTCGTCTTACTGCCGGATTCCGGTGACCGGTATTTGTCAACTCCTTTATTCGGCTAA
- a CDS encoding glutathione S-transferase family protein: protein MAIEERFGKVATTEDTHEVSETGAFVRQDNYFVTPFGEGEGELPVEAGRYRLIWTPLCPWATRQIIALKLLGLEDVISVGKVSPVRTENGWEFSLDEGGVDPVLKIRYLPEIYAATDQEYEGRATVPTVVDLKTRKVVNNDYHRLTNYWETAWKPFHKPGAPDLYPEDLREEIDELNVILFHEVNNGVYKAGFAQSQKEYETAYDVLFQRLDWLEERLSNGRYLFGDRLTDSDIRLYVTLARFDVAYYFSHKTNRNRIADFDNLWNYAKDLYTIPAFKEATDFDSIKRGYLLGSHGHNPYNILPLGPDVSIWDEPNNRDEKFGKRK from the coding sequence ATGGCAATAGAAGAGAGATTCGGAAAGGTAGCGACCACAGAAGATACCCACGAAGTATCTGAAACAGGTGCTTTTGTAAGACAGGATAATTATTTTGTCACACCCTTTGGTGAAGGGGAGGGAGAGCTTCCGGTGGAAGCCGGGCGGTACCGGCTCATATGGACGCCCCTCTGCCCATGGGCCACGAGACAGATCATTGCCTTAAAGCTTCTGGGGCTGGAAGATGTGATCAGCGTCGGTAAGGTAAGTCCCGTAAGAACGGAGAACGGCTGGGAATTTTCCCTTGACGAGGGCGGCGTGGATCCGGTTCTTAAAATCCGGTATCTCCCGGAAATCTATGCAGCCACAGACCAGGAATATGAAGGAAGGGCAACGGTTCCCACTGTGGTAGATTTAAAGACCAGAAAGGTGGTCAACAACGATTATCACCGTTTGACAAATTACTGGGAAACCGCATGGAAGCCATTTCATAAGCCGGGGGCACCGGATCTGTATCCTGAGGATTTAAGAGAGGAAATTGATGAGCTCAATGTGATCTTATTCCATGAAGTGAACAACGGGGTATACAAAGCGGGCTTTGCCCAGTCCCAAAAAGAATATGAAACTGCGTATGATGTGCTGTTTCAAAGGCTTGACTGGCTGGAAGAACGGCTTTCCAACGGGAGATATCTGTTTGGAGACCGGCTCACTGATTCTGACATCCGGTTATATGTAACCCTTGCTCGGTTTGACGTGGCTTACTATTTCAGTCATAAGACTAACAGGAACCGCATTGCGGATTTTGATAATCTGTGGAATTATGCAAAGGACTTGTATACGATTCCGGCATTTAAAGAGGCCACGGATTTTGATTCCATAAAAAGGGGATATCTCCTGGGAAGCCATGGACACAATCCATACAACATTCTTCCCCTGGGACCGGATGTTTCCATCTGGGATGAACCGAATAACAGGGATGAAAAATTCGGAAAGAGAAAATAG